Proteins from one Legionella taurinensis genomic window:
- the dotG gene encoding type IVB secretion system protein DotG/IcmE gives MAGKKENLKALFTNTRSRVIIIFTSLLLVIAVVIGLVKFSSSTDVGPLGTSTVTSAPGNIQSIPGALDPTAQYAKLQQIQNVTQAETALKSGGSAIPTIIRTQELGAGVQAVGAPQGEGSVGFSTLAREEEGGPQQSLWLQDLKNSNCSKATVQQVVSQGAAMTDLKRACTCAQLKDNGYQIGDLEPVCSCKELRAAGYNARQLKDAGYSAARLRACGFDACELRNAGFTAQEMKDAGFSDGELKGAGFSDDDIARASGLPEGITEADVRNAGCQVAALQKLRAAGVSASAIRRISGCSAAQLKAAGYTAAELRNAGFSAAELKNAGFTAAELKAAGFSARDLLNAGFTPDDLAKAGFTPAQIMAAESELPPGITPDDVKKAGCDVEALRKERLAGVSAKLIRQYAGCSAKALKEAGFTDNDLANAGFTPAQISAANPLDDNAIRAAGCDPDKLKALFNQGVSAKRIKELNGCSAAALKAAGYDAKSLLDAGFTPQELLAAGFTPQEIKQAAATSDAAIRAAGCDPAKLRQLFEAGVSAKRIRELNGCSAAALKAAGFDAKALSDAGFTPQELLAAGFTPQQLAAAGIDPSAIIAAGRTADCSVASLQAARAAGVSAATIKQTLGCSAAAMKAAGYTAAELRAAGYTAAELKNAGFTAAELKAAGFSAKELRAAGFTAQQLKDAGFSASQLRDAGFSAAELKNAGFTAAQLKAAGYSAKELKDAGFTPEELMKAGFSAKELKEAGFTAAQLRRAGFSNDQLKEAGFTAAELGAGTDTGAQVPGLDGITQPGLPSTMIGLPAGQGRPQTAASVEAANAQQLQAILKKQNEQLADQRYQQQIQQRTSEMLSVANQSLQTWQKIGVQVYTGGEEEDKKDAAQAGLAGFGPNQAGASAIPQATTATGPAPKALIKTGDILFAVLDTSINSDEPGPILATIVSGRFKGAKLIGSFNLPSNSDKMVISFNTMSVPGAAKTTSISAFAIDPNTARTALSSRTNHHYLMRYGSLFASSFLEGFGNAFQSANTTVTIGGTGGGDNITIQNGVGRSALENAVIGLATLGKQWGQVAQQQFNRPTTVEVFSGTGVGILFTQDLTSL, from the coding sequence ATGGCAGGAAAAAAAGAAAATCTGAAAGCGCTGTTCACCAACACCCGATCCAGGGTCATTATTATATTCACTTCCCTGCTTTTGGTGATTGCCGTCGTGATTGGCTTGGTCAAATTCAGCTCGTCAACGGATGTCGGGCCGTTGGGCACCTCCACAGTGACCAGTGCACCAGGAAACATTCAATCGATTCCGGGCGCTCTTGATCCTACAGCGCAATACGCCAAGCTGCAGCAGATACAGAACGTCACCCAGGCCGAAACCGCGCTTAAAAGCGGCGGAAGTGCGATTCCTACCATCATCCGCACTCAGGAGTTAGGGGCGGGGGTGCAAGCTGTCGGTGCTCCGCAGGGTGAAGGCAGTGTCGGATTTTCTACCTTAGCCCGTGAGGAAGAGGGTGGACCGCAACAAAGCCTGTGGTTGCAGGATCTGAAAAACAGCAATTGCAGCAAAGCCACTGTTCAGCAAGTGGTTAGTCAGGGCGCGGCCATGACTGACCTGAAGCGAGCCTGTACCTGTGCTCAACTAAAAGACAATGGCTATCAGATTGGTGACCTTGAACCCGTTTGTTCCTGTAAAGAATTGCGGGCAGCTGGATACAATGCCCGGCAATTAAAAGACGCCGGTTACAGTGCGGCCCGTTTGCGTGCCTGTGGGTTTGATGCCTGCGAATTGCGTAACGCCGGGTTTACTGCTCAGGAAATGAAAGATGCCGGTTTCAGTGACGGCGAATTGAAAGGCGCCGGCTTTTCGGATGACGACATTGCCCGGGCCAGCGGTTTGCCGGAAGGAATAACCGAAGCGGACGTTCGCAATGCCGGATGTCAGGTCGCCGCTTTGCAGAAACTCAGGGCAGCCGGTGTCAGTGCCTCCGCCATTCGCCGCATCAGCGGTTGCAGCGCCGCGCAACTGAAGGCCGCCGGTTACACCGCGGCCGAATTACGCAATGCCGGCTTCAGTGCTGCGGAGTTAAAAAACGCAGGTTTTACGGCGGCCGAATTAAAAGCGGCTGGTTTCAGCGCGCGGGATTTGCTTAATGCCGGCTTTACTCCCGATGACTTGGCGAAAGCGGGCTTTACCCCGGCTCAAATCATGGCGGCTGAGTCGGAGTTGCCTCCCGGCATTACGCCGGATGACGTCAAGAAGGCGGGCTGCGATGTAGAAGCCCTGCGCAAGGAACGGCTGGCGGGTGTCAGCGCCAAATTAATCAGGCAATACGCAGGATGCAGTGCAAAAGCACTGAAGGAAGCGGGTTTCACCGACAATGATTTGGCCAATGCCGGTTTTACCCCGGCTCAAATCAGCGCGGCAAATCCATTGGATGACAATGCCATTCGTGCGGCCGGTTGTGATCCGGATAAGTTAAAAGCATTATTCAATCAGGGTGTCTCCGCCAAACGCATCAAGGAATTAAACGGCTGCAGTGCAGCGGCATTAAAGGCAGCCGGTTATGATGCCAAATCCCTGCTGGATGCCGGCTTTACTCCTCAGGAACTGCTGGCTGCCGGATTTACACCGCAGGAGATTAAACAGGCGGCTGCCACCTCCGATGCGGCCATCCGTGCCGCAGGCTGTGACCCCGCTAAACTGCGTCAACTGTTTGAAGCCGGCGTTTCTGCCAAGCGCATTCGTGAATTAAACGGCTGCAGCGCCGCCGCCCTCAAGGCAGCCGGCTTCGATGCCAAAGCGCTGTCAGACGCCGGTTTTACTCCTCAGGAATTGCTGGCTGCCGGATTTACTCCCCAGCAGTTGGCCGCAGCCGGCATCGACCCATCCGCGATCATTGCCGCAGGGCGCACCGCCGATTGCAGTGTTGCTTCCCTGCAGGCGGCACGGGCAGCCGGAGTTTCTGCCGCTACCATTAAGCAAACACTGGGATGCAGTGCTGCGGCGATGAAAGCCGCAGGTTATACGGCAGCGGAACTTCGCGCAGCCGGTTATACGGCAGCGGAACTAAAAAACGCTGGTTTTACAGCGGCTGAGCTGAAAGCCGCCGGTTTCTCTGCGAAAGAATTGCGCGCAGCCGGTTTTACCGCGCAGCAATTAAAAGACGCCGGTTTCAGCGCCAGTCAATTGCGCGACGCTGGATTCAGTGCGGCGGAATTAAAAAATGCAGGCTTTACAGCCGCTCAGTTGAAGGCCGCTGGATACAGTGCCAAGGAGCTTAAAGACGCCGGTTTCACCCCTGAAGAGTTAATGAAAGCAGGCTTTTCTGCCAAGGAGTTGAAAGAAGCCGGCTTTACCGCGGCGCAATTACGACGCGCCGGTTTCAGCAATGATCAATTGAAAGAAGCGGGCTTTACTGCAGCTGAGTTGGGAGCAGGCACGGATACCGGGGCGCAAGTTCCGGGGCTGGATGGAATAACACAGCCAGGACTGCCGTCCACCATGATCGGCCTGCCTGCAGGGCAGGGCCGTCCCCAAACGGCTGCCTCGGTGGAGGCCGCCAATGCGCAACAGCTGCAGGCCATTCTCAAGAAGCAGAACGAGCAGTTAGCCGATCAACGCTACCAGCAGCAGATTCAGCAACGCACCTCGGAAATGTTGTCTGTGGCAAACCAGTCGTTGCAGACCTGGCAAAAAATCGGGGTGCAGGTTTATACCGGCGGCGAAGAAGAAGACAAAAAAGACGCGGCACAGGCTGGTTTGGCTGGTTTTGGCCCGAATCAGGCGGGGGCTTCCGCCATTCCTCAGGCCACTACCGCAACAGGTCCCGCGCCAAAAGCATTAATCAAGACCGGCGATATTCTCTTTGCGGTGCTCGATACCTCGATTAACAGCGATGAGCCCGGGCCTATTCTTGCAACCATCGTATCCGGGCGTTTTAAAGGGGCGAAGCTTATTGGCAGTTTTAACCTGCCCAGCAATTCGGACAAGATGGTCATTAGTTTTAATACCATGTCCGTTCCTGGCGCAGCAAAAACCACCTCCATCAGTGCGTTTGCCATTGACCCCAACACCGCGCGAACGGCTTTATCAAGCCGCACCAATCACCATTACCTGATGCGTTACGGTTCGCTGTTCGCTTCCTCTTTCCTTGAAGGCTTCGGAAATGCCTTCCAGTCAGCCAATACGACAGTAACCATTGGCGGTACCGGAGGCGGTGATAACATTACCATTCAGAATGGCGTAGGGCGTTCGGCGCTGGAGAATGCGGTCATTGGTCTGGCTACCCTGGGTAAGCAATGGGGACAGGTCGCACAGCAGCAATTTAACCGCCCAACTACGGTTGAGGTATTTTCTGGAACAGGGGTGGGTATATTATTTACTCAGGATTTAACCTCCCTTTAA
- the icmG gene encoding type IVB secretion system protein IcmG/DotF, with product MVDNNQNNDEYQFADLDVVNPDGGDDDLEAMRAEGEQRAPKKDVRKNALIVIALIVVAMIIYKFMGAMFSKKPEPVTPPQTVTAPVTPTPVTPVVTQPTPSTLTPVPTQPQPTTLVSDEVNQKLSALELAQQGMRSEITTINNQLNGLSGNVNDLTNKIAALSQSVSLLAAKVEQQSQQIAVLTVRAKPKPVPHIVRKVTPRPVYYIQAVIPGRAWLIATNGSTLTVREGSVIAGYGTVKLIDATQGRVVMSTGQIIRFSQQDS from the coding sequence ATGGTTGACAATAATCAAAACAACGATGAATATCAGTTTGCTGATTTGGATGTGGTCAATCCGGATGGCGGTGACGATGATTTAGAAGCCATGCGTGCGGAAGGCGAGCAGCGGGCTCCTAAAAAAGATGTCCGAAAAAATGCATTGATTGTGATAGCTTTGATTGTGGTCGCCATGATTATTTACAAATTCATGGGAGCCATGTTCTCCAAAAAACCGGAGCCTGTGACGCCGCCACAAACGGTGACTGCTCCGGTGACGCCAACGCCTGTCACACCGGTGGTTACTCAACCCACGCCGTCTACTTTGACCCCTGTTCCTACCCAGCCCCAACCGACGACGCTGGTGTCTGATGAGGTCAACCAGAAACTGTCCGCGCTTGAGTTGGCCCAGCAGGGGATGCGTTCGGAAATCACGACCATCAATAATCAGTTAAATGGCCTTTCAGGCAATGTGAACGATTTAACTAATAAAATTGCGGCCTTAAGTCAATCTGTCAGTTTACTGGCGGCCAAAGTTGAGCAACAATCTCAGCAAATTGCGGTATTAACGGTTCGGGCCAAACCGAAACCTGTTCCGCACATAGTGCGAAAAGTAACCCCTCGTCCAGTCTATTATATTCAGGCTGTGATACCCGGCCGGGCGTGGTTAATTGCCACAAATGGGTCTACACTTACGGTAAGAGAGGGTTCTGTTATAGCAGGGTATGGAACTGTAAAGCTGATTGATGCGACCCAGGGACGAGTTGTTATGAGTACTGGTCAGATCATTCGATTTAGCCAGCAAGACAGTTGA
- the icmJ gene encoding type IVB secretion system protein IcmJDotN: MVMNQEQSKLKLVASAGAWRLYSARKADERFRAFELKVFQRDRYTCQFCGFQARLFQEVVNLDNDYTNNRLSNLVTACCFCAQCFFIESVGVGGYGGGTLIYLPELSQTELNSLCHVLFCAITNDTGYKSSAQNIYRSFKFRSQIVEEKFGEGTSDPAIFGQLIIDSGATAPETLDKLFNNIRLLPSRAKFRKQIERWAASALEEITESS; the protein is encoded by the coding sequence ATGGTTATGAATCAGGAACAAAGCAAGCTTAAATTAGTAGCGAGTGCTGGAGCCTGGCGCTTGTATTCCGCCAGAAAGGCGGATGAACGTTTTCGTGCTTTTGAACTGAAGGTTTTTCAGCGCGATCGCTATACCTGTCAATTTTGTGGGTTTCAGGCAAGGCTATTCCAGGAAGTGGTTAATCTGGATAATGATTACACCAACAACCGCTTATCCAACCTGGTTACCGCCTGTTGTTTTTGTGCTCAATGCTTCTTTATTGAATCCGTGGGTGTGGGTGGTTATGGCGGCGGTACGCTGATTTATCTGCCGGAATTGTCGCAGACGGAACTGAACAGTTTATGTCATGTGCTTTTCTGTGCGATTACCAATGATACCGGTTACAAAAGCAGTGCCCAGAATATCTATCGCAGTTTTAAATTCCGATCCCAGATTGTTGAAGAGAAATTTGGGGAAGGGACCAGTGATCCGGCCATCTTCGGCCAGCTGATCATTGACTCCGGCGCTACCGCGCCAGAGACATTGGATAAACTGTTTAATAATATTCGACTCCTGCCTTCAAGGGCTAAGTTTCGCAAGCAAATTGAACGCTGGGCGGCGAGTGCACTTGAAGAGATTACGGAGTCAAGCTGA
- a CDS encoding type IV secretion protein IcmB — protein sequence MGNWAESFFEGIDTFFAWLSTSLKQTTESYCELETADSPTVLVNHDGSLISLIKVEGVTALAGAEEFEQLVEGLSNAFQGAMSRPGHAFQVYFSHDKQNIRKVIEDIYAPAEATAKRLELTLDDLFIERVDYLSQYCAEERLYFVLFTRPFNLAQDQLKAANKAKLKMLRDMKAPSFKNTQTVYAAIPELRDTHDAYVRSVLNDLDALNIYARLVEVHDAVQAIRMTADPDFTADDWRATLPGDKILPREINRFEGDVSDLLWPSLAKQVIPRDAESLDLRTVKVGTKIYSSVFIDLFPKDVRPFLTLFARILPSHIPWRISFLVESEGLNTIKLKGMLSAILSFTSAQNRLISDSVNLLKYLQLNTDDAIVRLRVVATTWAPEGNIPLLRRRSSELVKAIQGWGSTDVSEICGDPFAGFVSSMLAVTTRSAAVPSVAPLSDVITMLPITRPASPWETGALLFRTPDGKPWPFQPGSTQQTTWIDLVYARPGSGKSVLSNALNLALCLQGGLTRLPRIAIIDIGPSSSGLISLLKEALPAAKRHLVAYYRLRMTPEYSINPFDTQLGCRYPTATERSFLVNFLTLLTTPLGANKPYDGMPDLAGMVVDELYKSLADEFNPTPYAPGVEEFIDSILEEIGFVRDSKSTWWEVTDALYSAGFVHEAMLAQRYAMPLLADAASICRTPSIEDLYEKVVAPTGESLISAFSRMISGAVREYSILSRVTSFDIGDARVVSLDLDEVAKSGGDAADRQTSVMYMLARYVLARHYYLTEESMNNVPDQYREYHKTRVLEIREDPKRIVYDEFHRTSKSAAVRDQVIIDMREGRKWKVQIALLSQSVDDFDSVMIEFSTAIYIMDAGPSQAVEKTTQIFGLSETAKTALRTRVHGPRQGGATFLVQYATKNGVNIQLLTLTLGPVELWAFSTTAEDASVRNQLYRHLGPAEARRLLAALFPNGSVAKIIEERLAAMKAEVGLIEEDAKNSVIEQLVSDILNAYTKDPNVKMLPKN from the coding sequence ATGGGGAATTGGGCTGAATCATTTTTTGAAGGTATAGATACCTTTTTTGCCTGGTTGAGTACCTCGCTAAAACAAACCACTGAATCGTATTGCGAACTCGAAACCGCGGACAGCCCCACGGTATTGGTTAACCATGACGGGTCGCTGATTTCCTTAATTAAAGTGGAAGGGGTGACAGCGCTTGCAGGTGCCGAAGAATTCGAACAGCTGGTGGAGGGCTTATCGAATGCATTTCAGGGCGCCATGAGCCGGCCTGGCCATGCTTTTCAGGTGTATTTCAGTCATGACAAGCAGAACATCCGCAAAGTGATTGAAGACATTTATGCGCCAGCGGAAGCGACGGCCAAACGGCTGGAATTAACACTTGACGATTTATTCATCGAGCGTGTGGATTACCTTTCGCAATATTGTGCGGAAGAGCGGCTTTACTTTGTGCTATTTACCAGGCCTTTTAACCTCGCGCAGGATCAATTGAAAGCGGCCAATAAAGCCAAACTGAAAATGCTGAGGGACATGAAGGCCCCTTCCTTTAAAAATACCCAGACAGTGTATGCCGCTATTCCTGAGTTAAGGGATACTCATGATGCGTATGTGCGTTCGGTCTTAAATGATCTGGATGCCTTGAACATTTATGCCCGTCTGGTTGAAGTGCATGATGCCGTGCAGGCTATCCGCATGACCGCTGATCCCGATTTTACAGCCGATGACTGGCGGGCTACCTTACCGGGCGATAAGATTCTTCCTCGCGAGATTAATCGCTTTGAAGGCGATGTGTCCGATTTGCTTTGGCCTTCACTGGCTAAACAGGTCATACCCCGCGACGCGGAAAGCCTTGATCTGCGCACGGTAAAAGTGGGTACGAAAATCTATTCTTCGGTGTTTATTGATCTTTTTCCCAAAGATGTGCGTCCTTTCCTGACCCTGTTTGCACGCATATTACCGTCACATATACCCTGGCGTATTTCGTTCCTCGTTGAAAGCGAGGGCTTAAATACCATCAAATTAAAAGGCATGCTGTCAGCCATTCTATCCTTTACATCCGCACAAAATCGCCTCATCAGCGACTCCGTGAATCTATTAAAATACCTGCAATTGAATACCGATGACGCCATTGTGCGTTTGCGTGTGGTTGCCACCACCTGGGCGCCGGAAGGCAATATTCCGTTATTACGCCGGCGCAGTTCGGAATTGGTAAAGGCGATACAGGGCTGGGGATCCACCGATGTCTCGGAAATCTGCGGTGATCCCTTTGCCGGCTTTGTATCCAGCATGTTGGCGGTGACGACACGGAGTGCGGCGGTACCTTCCGTTGCGCCCTTGTCGGATGTGATTACCATGCTCCCCATCACACGCCCGGCGTCTCCCTGGGAGACCGGTGCGTTATTGTTCCGCACTCCCGATGGTAAACCCTGGCCGTTTCAACCCGGTTCGACCCAGCAGACAACCTGGATCGATCTGGTGTACGCACGCCCGGGTTCTGGTAAATCCGTGTTATCCAACGCGTTAAACTTAGCCCTTTGCCTGCAGGGAGGCTTAACGCGCCTGCCCCGCATCGCCATCATTGATATCGGCCCGTCAAGCAGCGGGTTAATTTCCCTGCTTAAAGAGGCATTGCCCGCTGCCAAGCGCCACCTTGTGGCCTATTACCGTTTGCGCATGACACCGGAATACTCCATTAACCCCTTTGACACCCAATTAGGCTGCCGTTACCCCACTGCGACAGAGCGCTCCTTTTTAGTGAACTTCCTCACCTTGTTAACCACACCACTCGGAGCAAATAAACCCTATGATGGGATGCCGGATCTGGCCGGTATGGTGGTTGACGAGTTGTATAAAAGCCTGGCTGATGAATTCAACCCAACCCCGTATGCGCCTGGAGTTGAAGAATTTATCGACAGTATTTTAGAGGAAATTGGCTTTGTGAGGGATTCGAAGTCCACCTGGTGGGAAGTGACCGACGCCTTGTATTCCGCCGGGTTTGTCCATGAAGCCATGCTCGCACAACGTTATGCCATGCCGCTGCTGGCAGATGCGGCGTCGATCTGCCGAACGCCATCCATTGAGGACTTGTATGAGAAGGTCGTCGCTCCCACAGGCGAGTCGCTCATCAGCGCGTTTTCTCGTATGATATCCGGCGCGGTACGCGAATACTCCATTTTATCCCGGGTCACCAGTTTTGATATCGGCGATGCCCGTGTTGTATCGCTTGACCTCGATGAAGTGGCTAAAAGCGGGGGTGATGCAGCCGATCGGCAAACGTCCGTGATGTACATGCTGGCACGCTATGTTCTTGCCCGTCATTACTATTTAACGGAAGAAAGCATGAACAACGTGCCGGATCAGTACCGGGAATACCATAAGACGCGGGTGCTTGAAATCCGTGAAGATCCCAAACGCATTGTCTATGACGAATTCCACCGCACATCCAAGTCTGCTGCGGTGCGCGACCAGGTTATCATTGACATGCGGGAAGGTCGAAAGTGGAAAGTGCAGATTGCCCTGCTCTCTCAATCCGTTGACGACTTCGATTCCGTAATGATTGAATTCAGTACCGCCATTTACATTATGGATGCCGGTCCCTCCCAGGCCGTGGAAAAAACCACTCAGATTTTCGGCCTGTCAGAGACGGCAAAGACCGCCTTGCGCACCCGCGTCCATGGGCCGCGTCAGGGCGGGGCGACGTTTCTTGTGCAATACGCCACCAAGAACGGGGTGAACATCCAATTGTTGACGCTGACTCTGGGGCCGGTTGAATTGTGGGCCTTCAGTACCACGGCGGAAGATGCCTCGGTTCGTAATCAGCTTTACCGCCATCTCGGTCCTGCGGAAGCACGCCGATTGCTGGCTGCCTTGTTCCCTAATGGTTCTGTGGCTAAAATTATCGAGGAACGATTGGCTGCCATGAAGGCCGAAGTCGGTTTGATCGAAGAGGATGCCAAGAACAGTGTCATTGAACAGTTGGTCAGTGATATTCTCAACGCGTACACCAAAGATCCTAACGTAAAAATGCTGCCCAAAAATTAA
- a CDS encoding GNAT family N-acetyltransferase, giving the protein MDFSQLRLDTPRMKLVPISEEHTGAVCEHFTAEITRYMWPSAPKTRQEIADHVLLKQLAMRKGEEIALILIRKDNREFLGYASLHEVQSRSRELGIWLKKSAQGHYYGYEALSALIEWAEATLHYDYLKYPVDKSNYPSRKLIEKLGGTPQDEYVKCSESGRVLHELEYRISHAPLESGL; this is encoded by the coding sequence ATGGATTTTAGCCAATTGCGTTTAGATACGCCCAGAATGAAATTAGTCCCCATTAGCGAAGAGCACACAGGCGCTGTCTGCGAGCATTTTACTGCTGAGATTACCCGTTACATGTGGCCTTCCGCGCCCAAAACCCGCCAGGAAATTGCCGACCATGTGCTGTTAAAGCAATTGGCCATGCGCAAAGGCGAGGAAATAGCCTTGATTCTCATCCGTAAAGACAACAGGGAATTCTTAGGCTATGCCAGTCTTCACGAGGTTCAATCCCGCTCCCGGGAACTCGGCATCTGGCTTAAGAAAAGCGCGCAGGGTCATTATTATGGCTATGAGGCACTGTCAGCTCTGATCGAGTGGGCGGAGGCGACGCTTCACTATGATTACCTGAAATACCCGGTGGATAAAAGCAATTACCCCAGCCGAAAGCTCATTGAAAAATTGGGGGGTACGCCTCAGGATGAGTATGTGAAGTGCAGCGAGTCCGGGCGTGTTCTGCATGAATTAGAGTATCGAATTTCCCACGCACCGCTTGAAAGCGGTTTGTAA